The following proteins are encoded in a genomic region of Bacteroidales bacterium:
- a CDS encoding energy transducer TonB, which produces MKTLLFSVSLTFISAMFSQINPTTDPNKYKDKQNMDVIYSREARYKGDVKEMYKIIYSNITIPEAAKKVNLRDTMLVSFDVNFDGKIQDVRIIHGVGYGIDEQVVRIIPTLPFEPAITNGIPVRQNMMISIPIVAYEEGK; this is translated from the coding sequence ATGAAAACATTATTGTTTTCCGTTTCACTTACATTCATATCTGCCATGTTTTCTCAGATCAATCCAACCACAGACCCAAATAAGTATAAAGACAAACAGAACATGGATGTTATTTATAGCAGAGAAGCTCGTTATAAAGGTGATGTTAAAGAAATGTATAAGATTATTTATAGTAATATAACCATTCCTGAAGCTGCTAAGAAAGTCAATCTTCGTGATACTATGTTAGTTAGTTTTGATGTCAATTTTGATGGAAAGATTCAAGATGTTCGAATTATTCACGGAGTAGGTTATGGTATTGATGAACAGGTAGTTAGAATTATTCCTACTCTTCCTTTTGAACCAGCTATTACCAATGGCATACCTGTTCGTCAGAATATGATGATCTCAATACCTATTGTAGCTTACGAGGAAGGTAAATAA
- a CDS encoding ankyrin repeat domain-containing protein — translation MPKITYVIFIIIYFSPSFSQNEDTIYSNDPCLLLHQACYDNDLAKVKILFKQYQLDANCVLDALSPIFPIHYAVTNGNNAMILWLLNHDAYIDAQDKDGYTPLHLAILLQKDTIFDLLLANGANVNLQDKWGRTPLLLAIEKDRQDLVEKLLQFRPNVSINDFLHLSVYEYCTLFSDTNMANVLYHHHVPCPFTHTQLNAFHISKLTSNFLMQRWLLNTCQINDTTFPLSICLEFYNIACYFNQSQWKKNILYFMKTHYSSDSLLMFRKNLILKKDLKITHDLNKLKMPRGYFFVFHPFISFGFLSNGRFFFARTGIIFSDYNHLLDMSVHLSLTCWPSWNKINMEPLVYYQIKEKRYMVSAIFQKGIFFHEIFRHTAHLSPGIEIGYTWGFYPSLEKEAFNSFYVYPLVKYNYNLRWLTLMSSIHYINFHQNSTKWFISLSSAIRLP, via the coding sequence ATGCCAAAAATTACATACGTAATATTTATCATAATATATTTTTCACCTTCATTTTCTCAAAATGAAGATACTATCTATTCAAACGATCCGTGCTTATTGCTTCATCAGGCTTGCTACGACAATGATTTAGCAAAAGTAAAGATCTTATTTAAACAATATCAACTGGATGCTAATTGCGTTTTAGATGCTTTATCTCCGATTTTTCCAATACATTACGCTGTCACAAATGGAAATAATGCGATGATTTTATGGTTATTAAATCATGATGCTTACATCGATGCCCAGGATAAAGATGGCTATACTCCACTTCATCTTGCCATTTTGTTGCAAAAAGATACGATTTTCGATCTATTACTAGCCAATGGTGCTAATGTAAACCTACAAGATAAATGGGGTAGAACTCCCCTCTTGCTAGCTATTGAAAAGGATCGACAAGATTTAGTTGAAAAATTGCTGCAGTTCCGCCCTAATGTTTCTATTAATGATTTTTTGCATCTTTCGGTATATGAGTATTGCACTTTATTCTCCGACACAAATATGGCAAATGTATTATACCATCATCATGTCCCATGCCCGTTTACTCATACTCAACTTAATGCTTTTCATATATCCAAACTAACATCTAACTTTTTGATGCAAAGGTGGTTATTAAACACATGTCAGATCAATGATACAACGTTTCCTCTTTCTATTTGTCTTGAATTTTATAACATTGCTTGCTATTTTAACCAATCTCAATGGAAAAAAAACATCTTGTACTTTATGAAAACTCATTACTCTTCAGATTCATTACTCATGTTTCGAAAAAACTTAATTCTAAAAAAAGATCTTAAAATAACACACGATCTAAATAAATTAAAGATGCCACGAGGCTATTTTTTTGTGTTTCACCCTTTTATATCATTTGGTTTTCTTAGTAATGGTAGATTTTTCTTCGCTCGAACAGGGATCATTTTTTCTGATTACAACCACCTCTTGGACATGTCAGTTCATTTAAGCCTAACTTGCTGGCCTTCATGGAATAAAATTAACATGGAACCTTTAGTATATTACCAAATCAAGGAAAAAAGGTATATGGTGTCTGCGATTTTCCAAAAAGGAATTTTCTTTCACGAAATTTTTCGACATACAGCACATCTATCTCCGGGTATTGAAATAGGCTATACATGGGGATTTTATCCCTCGCTTGAAAAAGAAGCTTTTAACTCATTTTATGTCTATCCTTTAGTTAAATACAACTACAATTTACGTTGGTTAACTCTGATGTCCTCCATACATTATATTAATTTTCATCAAAATAGTACAAAATGGTTTATTTCTCTTTCCTCCGCAATAAGGTTGCCATGA
- a CDS encoding YiiX/YebB-like N1pC/P60 family cysteine hydrolase produces MKKPLMVAGIFLAAFLLYFVTYNVRSSATRDIVRYDLNPEEYSLLKDGDFILRHGYGLVSDGIVQTFNEDYHVSHVGILVSCDTCPHGFKIIHCVSQSLYPIDGVQEQSFPQFLWDSQLNSIMVVRFKFANDTTRHLISKKAIEYLERKVPFDHSFDITDTTSFYCSELPWLVLKNVFHVDIFEGKDFNQFEHLKFEVFWNPKYFDVIINHNVRR; encoded by the coding sequence ATGAAAAAACCTCTCATGGTAGCGGGAATTTTTCTTGCCGCTTTTTTATTGTATTTTGTTACGTACAATGTTCGTTCGAGTGCTACACGTGATATAGTTCGTTATGACCTTAATCCTGAAGAATACTCCCTTTTAAAAGATGGAGATTTTATTCTTCGTCATGGATATGGTCTGGTTAGTGATGGTATTGTGCAGACATTTAACGAAGATTACCATGTTTCTCATGTGGGTATACTGGTAAGTTGTGATACATGTCCGCATGGATTTAAAATTATTCACTGTGTATCCCAATCACTTTATCCAATAGATGGTGTTCAGGAACAATCTTTTCCACAATTTCTGTGGGATAGTCAACTCAATTCAATCATGGTGGTAAGGTTTAAATTTGCTAATGACACCACAAGACACTTAATTAGTAAGAAAGCTATTGAATACTTAGAGCGGAAGGTTCCATTTGACCATTCATTCGATATTACTGATACCACCTCATTTTACTGTTCAGAATTGCCATGGTTGGTCCTCAAGAATGTGTTTCATGTAGATATTTTCGAAGGAAAGGATTTTAATCAATTCGAACATCTTAAGTTCGAAGTTTTTTGGAATCCAAAGTATTTTGACGTTATTATTAATCACAACGTGCGTCGGTAA
- a CDS encoding DUF4878 domain-containing protein — protein MKRILSVLVAVFVMIAVSNCKKAEKPEKVAEDFLKYLAKGEYAKARELATGKAASLVTMIEGFAKEAGVKKQDQKKEVEIKDMKCEVKDKEATCTYKQDGKDGKIMLQQVEGKWKVSQVPKEMGGDMNAPMDDVEEENDTTKTQPTTEKK, from the coding sequence ATGAAGAGAATTTTGAGTGTTCTTGTTGCAGTTTTTGTAATGATTGCTGTAAGCAATTGTAAAAAAGCAGAGAAACCTGAAAAGGTAGCAGAAGATTTCTTGAAGTACTTAGCAAAGGGTGAATATGCTAAGGCTAGAGAACTTGCTACAGGAAAAGCAGCTAGCTTGGTAACCATGATCGAGGGTTTTGCTAAAGAGGCTGGTGTGAAGAAACAAGATCAGAAAAAAGAAGTTGAAATTAAAGACATGAAGTGTGAAGTTAAGGACAAAGAAGCTACATGTACTTATAAACAGGACGGCAAAGATGGCAAAATTATGCTTCAACAGGTCGAAGGTAAGTGGAAAGTTTCTCAGGTTCCCAAAGAAATGGGTGGTGATATGAATGCTCCCATGGATGACGTAGAAGAAGAAAACGACACTACCAAAACCCAGCCAACAACTGAAAAGAAATAA
- the def gene encoding peptide deformylase yields MRKVLNKLIFSLCWSFLIISCAKNDAQVSDFSANEIKLITSGSNSDSLRVLNYFIQADSIILRKKSSRITDLNSPFLKLLISRMYKTVIIEQGVGIAAPQVGINKRVIWVQRHDKPSKPFEVYINPWIVSYSDTLEQRNDGCLSIPGVYGKSWRAIWVEVDYFTPDGQHIREKIKHKYTAHIFQHEIDHLEGILWIDRINKP; encoded by the coding sequence ATGCGCAAAGTTTTAAACAAATTAATCTTTTCTTTATGCTGGAGTTTTTTAATAATATCTTGTGCAAAAAATGATGCACAGGTTTCAGACTTTAGCGCTAATGAAATAAAACTAATAACATCTGGTTCCAATTCTGATTCATTAAGAGTTTTAAATTATTTTATACAAGCCGATTCAATCATTTTACGCAAGAAAAGTTCAAGGATCACAGATCTGAATTCACCTTTCTTAAAACTTCTTATCAGCAGAATGTATAAAACTGTAATTATCGAACAGGGTGTAGGCATAGCAGCTCCCCAAGTAGGGATAAATAAGCGTGTCATTTGGGTCCAACGACACGATAAGCCGTCAAAGCCTTTTGAAGTTTATATTAACCCGTGGATTGTCAGCTATTCAGACACACTGGAACAAAGAAATGATGGTTGCCTGAGCATTCCTGGTGTGTACGGAAAAAGTTGGAGAGCTATCTGGGTAGAAGTCGATTATTTTACTCCCGACGGTCAGCATATCAGAGAAAAAATTAAGCATAAGTATACAGCTCATATATTTCAGCACGAAATTGATCACCTTGAAGGTATTTTATGGATCGACAGAATCAATAAACCTTAA
- the wecB gene encoding UDP-N-acetylglucosamine 2-epimerase (non-hydrolyzing), giving the protein MYTIATVVGARPQFIKASALSRLFSVHSKIREILIHTGQHYDLQMSDVFFRDLELPRPHFNLEIGSHDHGKQTGLMIQKLEEVLDEIQPNAVMVYGDTNSTLAGALTAAKKHIPIFHVEAGLRSFEKNMPEEINRILTDHMSTVLFCPTSTAIHNLKNEGLFHHDKLPHSINQPGIFLTGDIMYDVALYYQHKAETESLILHQLNLQPNSFFLVTIHRSENTDNRLKLALLVELLEKIASYFQLPVVFPIHPRTQKMIHEFELFDKLKKLSNLVLTNPLSYLDMIQLESNSRLILTDSGGVQKEAYFFKKPCYVLRKETEWVELLEQKKARLWMYDNQKALADIEELITIDNENFAAVFGDGMAANRILSIIENEILFNEP; this is encoded by the coding sequence ATGTATACTATCGCCACAGTCGTTGGTGCTAGGCCTCAGTTTATTAAAGCTTCCGCTCTTAGCAGATTATTTAGTGTCCATTCCAAAATCAGGGAGATTCTTATTCATACTGGCCAACATTACGATTTACAAATGTCAGACGTTTTTTTTCGAGATCTTGAATTACCACGACCTCATTTTAATTTGGAAATTGGTTCTCACGATCACGGCAAGCAAACTGGTCTCATGATTCAAAAACTCGAAGAAGTATTGGACGAAATTCAACCCAATGCAGTTATGGTTTACGGAGATACTAATAGTACCCTGGCTGGTGCTTTGACAGCAGCTAAAAAACATATACCCATTTTTCACGTAGAAGCAGGTCTTCGCTCTTTCGAAAAGAACATGCCAGAGGAAATCAATAGAATATTGACTGACCATATGAGTACGGTGCTCTTTTGTCCTACTTCAACAGCAATTCATAATCTGAAGAATGAAGGGCTCTTTCACCATGACAAATTACCTCATTCTATTAATCAACCAGGTATTTTCCTAACTGGTGATATTATGTATGACGTAGCCCTATATTACCAACATAAGGCTGAAACTGAATCGCTTATTCTACACCAACTTAATTTGCAACCCAATTCTTTTTTCTTGGTAACCATTCATCGAAGTGAAAATACGGATAATCGCTTAAAATTGGCATTACTAGTTGAACTGCTTGAAAAAATAGCTTCATATTTTCAACTCCCTGTTGTCTTCCCCATTCATCCACGAACACAAAAAATGATTCATGAATTTGAGCTATTCGATAAATTGAAAAAACTGAGTAATCTTGTTTTAACTAATCCCCTTTCTTATCTAGACATGATTCAACTTGAATCCAATTCTCGCCTTATACTAACTGACTCAGGTGGCGTGCAGAAAGAAGCTTATTTTTTTAAAAAACCTTGCTACGTTTTAAGAAAAGAAACTGAATGGGTTGAACTTCTAGAACAAAAAAAGGCCCGCTTGTGGATGTATGACAATCAGAAAGCATTGGCTGATATAGAAGAATTAATTACTATTGACAACGAAAATTTTGCTGCTGTTTTTGGTGATGGAATGGCTGCTAATCGAATTTTGTCCATCATTGAAAATGAAATTTTATTTAATGAACCTTAG
- a CDS encoding class I SAM-dependent methyltransferase: protein MNKKYRVNRDYIPNVWDIFFNPVFIARYFLFRKLKKNFPFLKGNVMDFGCGISPYRPYISCNKYYRVDFEVTFQFEDDRKDEIIFYNGNEVPFANNSLDGILATEVLEHVPEVELIIKEFYRILKPGGYVLISIPFAWGEHNIPYDFRRLTSFGLRYIFEKNGFKVLQLEKTSNTIHTITQLITSEIRHQRLPGIPFIKPFFNFLFIFPLQFLGFLIGYLIPDRRKVLPLNLVLLAVKENN, encoded by the coding sequence ATGAATAAAAAATATCGCGTAAATCGAGATTATATCCCAAACGTGTGGGATATTTTTTTTAATCCTGTTTTTATTGCACGATATTTCCTTTTTCGCAAATTGAAAAAAAATTTTCCTTTTTTAAAGGGAAACGTAATGGATTTTGGTTGTGGAATTTCTCCATATCGTCCTTACATTTCGTGTAATAAATATTATAGAGTAGATTTTGAAGTGACTTTTCAATTCGAAGATGATAGAAAGGACGAAATTATTTTTTACAATGGAAATGAAGTGCCTTTCGCAAATAATTCACTAGATGGGATCTTGGCAACTGAAGTTTTAGAACATGTACCAGAGGTTGAGCTAATTATTAAAGAATTTTACCGTATATTAAAACCTGGAGGATATGTGCTGATTAGCATTCCATTTGCATGGGGAGAGCACAATATTCCATACGATTTCCGACGTCTTACGTCATTTGGACTAAGATATATTTTCGAAAAAAATGGATTTAAAGTTCTGCAACTTGAGAAAACATCCAATACTATCCATACTATTACGCAACTTATAACAAGCGAAATACGTCATCAAAGATTACCCGGTATTCCTTTCATCAAACCATTTTTTAATTTTCTTTTCATTTTCCCCCTGCAATTTCTTGGCTTCTTAATTGGTTATTTGATTCCTGATAGGCGAAAAGTTTTGCCATTAAATCTTGTTCTGCTTGCTGTCAAAGAAAACAACTGA
- a CDS encoding SIMPL domain-containing protein (The SIMPL domain is named for its presence in mouse protein SIMPL (signalling molecule that associates with mouse pelle-like kinase). Bacterial member BP26, from Brucella, was shown to assemble into a channel-like structure, while YggE from E. coli has been associated with resistance to oxidative stress.): MEGKGKLFVTLFWGVIAILVAYILGQSYASRTKKLQRTVQVTGYAERSFKSDQASWTAEFTRYSEKLQDASSALKQDAEVIYNFLKEKGFKQEEISFSAVDITKEYDYVDCEDKGSVKSKFKGYRLFQKVTIQSNNVEAVDNISREISDLIEKGVEITSYPPLYYYSKLNELKLELIAEASKNARDRAQKICEQTGGKVKKPLSVKIGVFQITNKNSNPEYSWEGVYDLEAKEKNATITVKVEFEIR; encoded by the coding sequence ATGGAAGGAAAAGGTAAATTATTTGTCACTCTTTTTTGGGGCGTTATTGCCATTCTTGTTGCTTACATATTAGGCCAAAGTTATGCTTCAAGAACCAAAAAATTACAAAGAACCGTTCAAGTAACCGGTTATGCTGAACGATCTTTTAAATCGGATCAGGCTAGTTGGACAGCAGAATTTACACGTTATTCTGAAAAGCTTCAGGACGCTTCTTCTGCACTAAAACAAGATGCTGAAGTAATATACAATTTTCTAAAAGAAAAGGGATTTAAGCAAGAGGAAATATCTTTTTCAGCTGTAGATATTACTAAAGAATACGATTATGTAGACTGCGAGGACAAAGGTAGTGTTAAATCCAAGTTTAAAGGATATAGACTTTTTCAGAAAGTAACTATCCAATCCAATAACGTTGAAGCCGTAGATAATATTTCTCGTGAAATCTCTGATCTTATTGAAAAAGGGGTTGAGATTACGAGCTATCCTCCGCTTTATTACTACAGTAAATTAAATGAGCTTAAGCTGGAATTAATTGCTGAAGCATCGAAAAATGCTCGGGACCGTGCTCAAAAAATATGCGAACAAACTGGTGGTAAAGTAAAAAAACCATTATCTGTTAAAATCGGTGTGTTCCAAATTACCAACAAAAACAGCAACCCCGAATACTCCTGGGAAGGTGTATATGATCTAGAAGCCAAAGAAAAAAACGCTACTATTACCGTAAAAGTAGAGTTTGAAATAAGATAA
- a CDS encoding DegT/DnrJ/EryC1/StrS family aminotransferase, which produces MRPIRMVDLHSQYLKIKEEIDAAIQSVLDSTQFINGPFVEEFQKNLEKYLQVRHVIPCANGTDALQVSMMALDLNPGDEVIAPSFTFVATAEVIALLRLTPVLVDVDPKTFNISPDAIRKALTPRTKAIVPVHLFGQAAPMEDIMSIAREHHLYVIEDACQSIGCDYIFSNGLRKKTGTIGDIGCTSFFPSKNLGAFGDGGAIFTNNDELAEKLRMIVNHGMKIRYYHDEIGVNSRLDAIQAAILNVKLKYLDRYIESRQKAAEYYDKAFGNHPALIIPYRSPYSTHVFHQYTLIANGFNRDDLINYLKEKNIPVMIYYPVPMHLQKAYRSERYKDGDFPVSEWLSKNVFSLPMHTELDDEQLEYISYHVLKFVNQF; this is translated from the coding sequence ATGCGACCTATTCGAATGGTAGATCTTCATTCCCAATATCTCAAAATTAAAGAGGAGATCGATGCAGCTATTCAATCTGTGCTTGATTCCACACAGTTTATCAATGGCCCATTTGTAGAAGAATTTCAGAAAAATCTAGAAAAATACCTACAGGTTAGACATGTCATTCCATGTGCAAATGGAACGGATGCCTTACAAGTGAGCATGATGGCACTAGATTTAAATCCTGGTGATGAAGTAATAGCTCCAAGCTTTACTTTTGTTGCAACTGCAGAGGTAATTGCTTTGCTTCGACTGACTCCTGTTTTGGTAGACGTAGATCCTAAAACTTTCAACATCTCACCAGATGCAATTCGCAAAGCTCTTACCCCACGAACTAAGGCTATCGTGCCCGTACATCTTTTCGGTCAAGCTGCTCCTATGGAAGACATAATGTCCATAGCTCGTGAACATCATCTGTATGTCATCGAGGACGCATGCCAAAGTATTGGTTGTGATTACATCTTCTCTAATGGATTAAGAAAAAAAACAGGTACTATTGGGGATATTGGATGTACGAGCTTTTTTCCATCTAAAAACTTAGGTGCTTTTGGCGATGGTGGTGCTATTTTCACCAACAACGACGAATTGGCTGAAAAGCTTCGTATGATAGTTAACCATGGCATGAAAATACGTTACTATCACGATGAAATTGGAGTTAACAGTCGTTTGGATGCTATACAAGCTGCCATTTTGAACGTAAAACTTAAATATCTAGACCGTTACATTGAGTCAAGACAAAAAGCAGCAGAGTATTATGATAAAGCTTTTGGTAACCATCCTGCTTTGATCATTCCGTATCGTTCACCTTATTCAACTCATGTTTTTCATCAGTACACTCTCATTGCAAATGGTTTTAATCGAGATGATCTGATTAATTATCTTAAGGAAAAAAATATACCGGTCATGATTTATTATCCAGTACCTATGCATTTACAAAAGGCTTATAGGAGTGAGAGATACAAAGATGGGGACTTTCCTGTAAGCGAATGGCTTAGTAAAAATGTTTTCTCATTACCGATGCATACCGAACTTGATGACGAACAATTAGAATACATAAGCTATCATGTTTTAAAATTCGTTAATCAATTTTAA
- a CDS encoding N-acetyltransferase translates to MEEKEYFAHPTAVIDEGCKIGKGTKIWHFSHIMTGCEIGENCNIGQNVVVSPAVKLGRNVKVQNNVSIYTGVICEDDVFLGPSMVFTNVSNPRSAIVRRDKYEQTIVKRGATIGANATIVCGVVIGEYAFVGAGAVVTKDVPPYALVVGNPARQIGWMSEYGHRLFFDENNLAVCPESNQVYELRDNKVIRIK, encoded by the coding sequence ATGGAAGAAAAAGAATATTTTGCTCATCCTACGGCAGTTATTGATGAAGGTTGCAAAATTGGAAAAGGAACTAAAATATGGCATTTCTCACATATCATGACCGGGTGCGAAATAGGGGAAAACTGTAACATTGGACAAAATGTAGTCGTCTCGCCTGCCGTAAAATTGGGCAGAAATGTTAAAGTTCAGAATAACGTTTCAATTTACACAGGTGTAATTTGCGAAGACGATGTTTTTTTGGGTCCTAGTATGGTTTTTACCAACGTTTCTAACCCCCGAAGTGCTATCGTGCGACGTGATAAGTACGAACAAACAATCGTTAAAAGAGGTGCTACCATTGGTGCTAACGCCACCATAGTTTGCGGAGTGGTAATTGGAGAATACGCTTTTGTTGGGGCTGGAGCAGTCGTAACTAAGGATGTTCCACCTTATGCTCTGGTAGTAGGTAATCCAGCTCGCCAGATTGGGTGGATGAGTGAATATGGACATCGCTTATTTTTTGACGAAAATAACTTGGCAGTTTGCCCTGAAAGTAATCAAGTATATGAATTAAGAGATAATAAAGTCATTCGAATCAAATGA
- a CDS encoding Gfo/Idh/MocA family oxidoreductase — MSYNFALIGAAGYIAPRHMKAIKETGNKLVAVLDPYDGIGIIDSYFPEADYFSEPERFDRHLYKLRKTENKIHYVSICSPNYLHDAHIRLSLRNEAHAICEKPLVLNPWNLDALAELQEETGYHIYNILQLRLHPAIQELKKQIDQSQQEKHTVDLIYITSRGKWYAWSWKGDEKKSGGIATNIGIHFFDMLIWIFGKVKHHEVYLYESSKAAGYMELEKAQINWFLSIDAQDLPPNLSCNKRTYRSIIVDGKEIEFSEGFTDLHTESYRNILAGNGFGIEDVRPSIELTYLIRNSKVSSSEKKFVQFSKNKFI; from the coding sequence ATGAGTTACAATTTTGCTCTTATTGGTGCGGCAGGCTATATTGCTCCACGTCATATGAAAGCCATCAAAGAAACTGGCAATAAGTTGGTGGCAGTTCTCGATCCTTATGACGGTATTGGAATTATTGACTCTTATTTCCCTGAAGCCGATTATTTTTCCGAACCAGAAAGATTTGATAGGCATCTCTATAAACTTCGTAAAACTGAAAATAAGATACATTACGTCAGCATTTGCTCACCCAATTACCTTCATGATGCTCATATTCGACTCTCACTAAGAAACGAAGCACATGCTATCTGCGAGAAACCACTTGTTCTCAACCCATGGAATTTGGATGCACTCGCAGAATTGCAAGAAGAAACGGGTTATCATATCTATAACATATTACAACTTAGACTTCACCCAGCTATACAAGAACTCAAAAAACAAATCGATCAGTCTCAACAAGAAAAACATACCGTTGACCTCATCTACATAACAAGTCGAGGAAAATGGTACGCATGGTCGTGGAAAGGCGATGAAAAGAAAAGCGGTGGTATAGCTACAAACATTGGAATTCACTTTTTCGACATGCTTATCTGGATTTTTGGGAAAGTCAAACACCACGAAGTATATCTCTATGAATCGAGCAAAGCCGCAGGGTATATGGAATTAGAAAAAGCTCAAATAAATTGGTTTCTTAGTATTGACGCACAAGATCTTCCACCTAATTTATCTTGCAACAAAAGAACTTATAGATCTATCATCGTAGATGGCAAAGAAATCGAATTTTCCGAAGGTTTCACAGATCTACATACAGAAAGTTACCGAAACATTCTTGCAGGAAATGGCTTTGGTATTGAAGATGTAAGACCTTCTATTGAATTAACTTATCTTATTCGGAATAGTAAAGTCTCCTCCTCGGAAAAAAAATTTGTTCAATTTAGTAAAAACAAATTTATATGA
- a CDS encoding nucleotide sugar dehydrogenase — protein MNQTFEKLLAGNAKLSVIGLGYVGLPIALEFAKYIQVIGFDIKKDRVEKLRNHIDPNREIPSSDFENRKIYFTSEEDDLKEAIFHIVAVPTPIDRHNMPDLTPLLKASETIGRIIKKGDTVVFESTVYPGATEEDCIPIIEKISGLKFPDDFNVGYSPERINPGDKEHTLTNTVKVVSGNNSEVLELIANVYGLIIKAGIHKAPSIKVAEAAKIIENTQRDINIALMNELSILFNRMNINTYDVLEAAGTKWNFLKFSPGLVGGHCIGVDPYYLVYKAQEYRYHPQIIKAGRFVNDSMGFYVAKQTVKKLIAANRNVLQSRVLVMGVTFKENVTDIRNTRVVDIITELQSYGIHVDAIDPLADPEEFKQEYGLTLEPYPNGKYEAIIVAVMHEPYKKLTEEKLAEWLVDEKAIVIDVKGILRHKINNFSYWSL, from the coding sequence ATGAACCAAACTTTTGAAAAATTGTTAGCAGGAAATGCAAAATTATCGGTGATTGGTTTGGGTTATGTAGGTTTACCCATAGCTCTTGAATTTGCTAAGTACATTCAAGTAATTGGTTTTGATATAAAAAAAGACCGTGTAGAAAAATTACGAAACCATATTGATCCTAATCGTGAAATACCCTCCTCCGACTTTGAAAACCGTAAAATCTATTTTACTTCAGAGGAAGATGACCTTAAAGAAGCTATCTTTCATATCGTTGCAGTTCCAACACCTATTGACCGCCATAATATGCCTGATTTGACCCCCTTACTTAAAGCAAGTGAAACTATAGGAAGAATCATTAAAAAGGGAGACACTGTTGTTTTTGAATCCACAGTTTACCCTGGAGCTACAGAAGAAGACTGCATACCTATTATCGAAAAAATCAGTGGTTTAAAATTCCCCGATGATTTCAACGTAGGTTATTCTCCTGAACGAATAAATCCAGGTGATAAAGAACATACGTTAACCAATACGGTTAAAGTTGTTTCCGGAAACAATTCCGAAGTGCTAGAACTCATTGCAAATGTTTATGGCCTTATTATCAAAGCAGGAATCCACAAAGCACCAAGTATCAAGGTAGCCGAAGCAGCGAAAATTATTGAAAATACTCAACGTGACATCAACATTGCATTGATGAATGAATTATCCATTCTTTTTAACCGTATGAATATCAATACATACGATGTACTAGAAGCTGCTGGAACCAAGTGGAATTTTCTTAAATTTTCTCCTGGATTGGTTGGAGGACATTGCATAGGTGTCGATCCTTATTATCTTGTTTACAAAGCACAAGAATATCGATATCACCCTCAAATCATTAAAGCTGGTCGTTTTGTCAATGACAGCATGGGTTTTTACGTCGCCAAACAAACAGTAAAAAAGCTCATTGCTGCCAATCGCAATGTGCTTCAAAGCCGCGTACTTGTCATGGGTGTAACTTTTAAAGAAAATGTAACCGACATTCGTAATACTCGCGTCGTCGACATCATAACTGAACTTCAATCTTATGGTATCCACGTCGATGCCATCGATCCTCTTGCAGATCCCGAAGAATTTAAACAAGAATACGGTCTTACCCTTGAACCCTATCCAAATGGAAAATATGAAGCTATCATTGTTGCCGTAATGCATGAACCTTATAAAAAACTTACAGAAGAAAAATTAGCCGAATGGCTTGTCGATGAAAAGGCAATCGTGATAGATGTGAAAGGTATTCTTCGTCATAAAATCAACAACTTCTCTTATTGGTCTCTATGA